In Belonocnema kinseyi isolate 2016_QV_RU_SX_M_011 chromosome 4, B_treatae_v1, whole genome shotgun sequence, a single window of DNA contains:
- the LOC117171146 gene encoding uncharacterized protein LOC117171146: MIQLQALDDNKLASTNPSQGNDGVPSTTQLRERSSLPSISLPKFSAIKSDYVNSLKAIRNHVIEKVSALENLGRIKSQTTATPKEADSNGVSDILVYHFSQNNAIVHHCIPNEDLNILNESLEKFWSLDAVPITLPLTKAEEECELHFQSTYSRTLEGQYVVRYPFKSGPPINIGLSRKTAEKALSSLLKRFNANSDLFEQYDKFMGDYENLGHMSRVSDPPLDSSQVVYLTHHHVIRASNTKAVRGVFNASRLTSNFTSLNDHMHIGPKLQTNFFEVVLQWRTFKFVYAADIAKMYRQILIDEKDRDYQRILWTPKSAAPFLALRVLRQLVKDEGSQHPKGSAVLNQQIYIDDCLFGADSEDEIIDIREDVEALLKKGHFKLRKWASNSILLLEDIDKQEHALAVEKRLDESDSLKKLWVRSISWDEPLPEDVASYWNTYGGNLSKLDTLSIPRWTGQGNNVVDSSIHGFSDASNSAYAAVAYLRLVLDSGEIRIVLLSSRTKVAPIKTQSIPRLELCAWLNKHASSWKTFVANRVAAIQAEAPFANWNHVSTKDNPADLASRGILTPEFAESKLWWHGPSWLSQLEEFWPKKREFQNFETELGSCVRAHHVHNQIEFCLDNLSNQISSCSKLVRILAYILKFLDIKVGFSPAKIRNKDDATFVEYCIESEIIWIRYIQAKLFLKEIYDINEKVELNRGNPLLPLNPFVDGNKILRVGGRLAHANLEFDRKFPIILKAHPVVTLIIRHVHEKCLHGGTQLTLSLIRQKFWIIRGRQNVKSVIYNCMSCVRLRAEVSNQLMAALPKSRITRPGRPFTHVGIDYACPVKITIHRGRSYTSHSAYIAVFVCFAVRAIHLEPVSDYSTEAFLAALKRFMSRRGLPHTIHSDRGTNFQGANRELKETFREVTQSPEVKAYLINDKIRWDFIPPAAPHFEGIWEAGVRSVKHHLRRVLGVHTPTFEELATLLCQIESCLNSRPLCPLSDDPEDLKVLTLAHFLIGGELTAVPKFPLENVRQNRLSRWQLWQQLLEVFWKAWSKDYILSSHQRNKWQLRKKELCVGQIVLVKDECLPPTKWALGRNINIKRSSDDLVREVTVHTASGTYVRPITKLALLPVDSQSNDWKLNFLP, encoded by the exons ATGATTCAACTGCAAGCATTAGATGACAACAAGCTTGCATCAACGAATCCTTCTCAGGGCAATGATGGAGTTCCTTCTACAACTCAACTTCGTGAACGGTCATCGTTACCTTCGATTTCTCTTCCGAAATTTTCAG CAATAAAAAGTGACTATGTTAATTCACTTAAGGCTATACGTAACCATGTAATCGAAAAAGTCTCAGCTCTCGAAAATTTAGGTCGCATAAAGTCGCAGACTACTGCTACGCCTAAGGAAGCTGATTCGAATGGTGTTAGTGATATTTTGGTTTATCACTTTTCTCAAAA CAATGCTATCGTGCATCATTGTATTCCGAacgaagatttaaatattttaaatgaatctctGGAAAAATTTTGGAGTCTCGATGCAGTTCCCATAACATTGCCATTGACTAAAGCTGAAGAAGAATGcgaattacattttcagtctaCTTATTCGCGAACTCTTGAAGGTCAATATGTAGTTCGGTATCCCTTCAAATCCGGTCCCCCGATTAACATTGGTTTGTCCCGAAAGACAGCAGAAAAAGCTTTATCTTCTCTTTTAAAGCGGTTTAATGCAAATTCAGATCTTTTCGAACAATATGATAAATTTATGGGAGACTATGAGAATCTAGGACACATGTCAAGGGTTTCAGACCCACCTCTCGATTCGTCTCAAGTAGTTTATTTAACACATCATCATGTGATTAGAGCGTCGAACACTAAAGCGGTAAGGGGCGTTTTTAATGCATCTCGACTGACGTCCAATTTTACATCCTTAAACGATCATATGCACATTGGGCCTAAATTGCAAACTAACTTTTTCGAAGTGGTTTTGCAATGGCGAACTTTTAAATTTGTGTACGCGGCGGATATCGCTAAAATGTatagacaaattttaattgatgaaaaagaTCGTGATTATCAGAGAATTCTTTGGACTccaaaat CAGCTGCACCATTCCTTGCATTGCGAGTCCTTCGACAGTTGGTTAAAGATGAAGGGTCTCAGCATCCTAAAGGTTCAGCTGTTCTCAatcaacaaatttatattgatGATTGCCTATTTGGGGCAGACTCGGAAGATGAAATAATTGATATTCGGGAAGATGTGGAAGCTCTACTCAAAAAGGGTCATTTCAAGTTAAGGAAATGGGCCAGTAATTCGATTTTGTTACTTGAGGACATTGATAAGCAAGAACATGCACTTGCCGTTGAAAAGCGTTTAGATGAAAGCGActctttgaaa AAGCTTTGGGTTAGATCGATTTCATGGGATGAACCTTTACCAGAAGATGTTGCGAGCTACTGGAACACGTATGGAGGTAACTTATCTAAGCTGGATACATTGTCGATTCCGCGATGGACAGGACAAGGAAATAACGTAGTTGACAGTTCCATTCATGGGTTTTCTGACGCTTCAAATTCAGCATATGCCGCAGTAGCTTACTTACGTTTAGTTCTTGATTCTGGTGAAATTAGAATAGTTTTACTTTCAAGTCGAACTAAGGTAGCTCCAATAAAAACGCAATCAATTCCCCGATTGGAACTATGTG CTTGGTTAAATAAACATGCTTCGTCATGGAAAACATTTGTTGCGAATCGCGTAGCCGCAATTCAAGCTGAAGCACCGTTTGCAAACTGGAATCATGTTTCAACTAAAGATAATCCTGCCGATCTGGCTTCTCGTGGAATTTTAACTCCTGAATTCGCTGAATCTAAGTTATGGTGGCACGGCCCGTCTTGGCTCAGCCAACTTGAAGAGTTTTGGCCTAAGAAACGGGAATTTCAAAACTTCGAAACTGAATTGGGCTCCTGTGTGCGAGCGCATCATGTGCataatcaaattgaattttgtttggaCAATCTCTCAAATCAAATCTCTTCCTGCTCGAAACTAGTGCGTATCTTGGcatatattcttaaatttttggaCATCAAAGTTGGATTTTCTCCTGCAAAAATCAGGAACAAAGACGATGCCACTTTCGTTGAGTATTGCATTGAAAGCGAGATTATTTGGATTAGATATATCCAAGCTAAGTTGTTCCTTAAAGAAATCTATGATATAAACGAGAAAGTTGAACTCAACAGGGGCAATCCTTTGCTACCATTAAATCCATTCGTTGATGGGAACAAAATTCTTCGGGTCGGAGGAAGGTTAGCTCACGCGAATCTGGAATTTGACAGAAAGTTCCCAATCATTTTGAAAGCACATCCAGTAGTGACATTGATTATTCGTCACGttcatgaaaaatgtttacaTGGAGGTACGCAACTAACCCTGAGTTTAATAAGacaaaaattttggattattcGAGGTCGACAAAACGTTAAATCGGTAATTTACAATTGTATGTCTTGTGTAAGATTACGTGCTGAAGTATCTAATCAGTTGATGGCAGCGTTGCCTAAAAGTCGTATTACGCGACCCGGACGACCCTTTACACATGTAGGAATTGATTACGCGTGTCCTGTTAAAATAACTATTCATCGCGGTCGAAGCTACACCTCCCATTCGGCATATATTGCCGTATTTGTTTGTTTTGCAGTAAGAGCTATACATCTCGAGCCAGTAAGTGACTATTCCACTGAGGCATTTCTTGCTGCTCTCAAACGTTTTATGTCGCGTCGAGGCTTACCTCATACAATTCATAGTGATCGTGGAACGAACTTTCAGGGTGCTAATCGAGAACTCAAAGAAACTTTCCGAGAGGTAACGCAATCTCCTGAAGTAAAAGCGTATTTGATAAACGACAAAATTCGATGGGATTTCATCCCTCCAGCTGCGCCTCATTTTGAAGGGATTTGGGAGGCTGGAGTTCGGAGTGTAAAACATCATTTGCGTCGTGTTCTCGGAGTGCATACGCCTACTTTCGAAGAACTTGCCACATTATTATGTCAAATCGAATCATGTTTAAATTCTCGACCATTGTGCCCTTTGTCAGATGATCCCGAAGATCTTAAAGTATTGACACTTGCACATTTCTTAATTGGAGGCGAATTAACTGCAGTGCctaaatttccattagaaaatgTAAGACAAAATCGTTTGTCAAGGTGGCAATTGTGGCAGCAACTACTCGAAGTCTTTTGGAAGGCTTGGTCTAAAGACTACATCTTGTCGTCACATCAGCGTAATAAGTGGCAGCTCCGAAAGAAGGAGTTGTGTGTTGGGCAAATAGTTTTAGTCAAAGATGAATGTTTACCACCTACTAAATGGGCACTAGGTAGAAACATAAATATAAAACGAAGCTCAGATGATCTTGTGCGGGAAGTAACCGTTCATACTGCATCAGGTACTTATGTACGTCCAATAACTAAATTAGCGCTATTACCTGTTGATTCACAGTCAAACGATTGGAAGCTAAATTTTCTTCCTTAA